One genomic segment of Deinococcus sp. LM3 includes these proteins:
- a CDS encoding extracellular solute-binding protein produces MNAPRLTLLGLTLAACAALGSAHAQTTIKINGYGGTDPAVVGDLINRFVKPALAKDRITVVYEPLQGDYNKSLTTLLAAGNAGDVFYLPAETLDGFVATGKVLPLNGLVNTSPFIKSLNAAFTRGGRLYGVAKDFNTLTLVYNRSLFDEAGVKYPDGTDTWATLQTKLTTLKQKLGPDYAGICLQPNWDRFGAFAFATGWTQFDSKGRTNLADPRFAEAFNFYTGLARNKVGIQPSEVSEGWTGGCLKTGKVAVGIEGNWVVNFLRDNAPNLKFGTALMPKNTKTGQRGNFLYTVGWAINSGTKNRAASLKVLNILTSPQVQQYVLEQGLAIPSRTALTSNAYFRKTDPGAQNSRLVFDGADDGNVRAFTFGPQGADWSKPINEALAAVLSGQKSASDALKKAQADMNTFQKR; encoded by the coding sequence ATGAACGCACCCCGACTCACCCTGCTCGGCCTGACCCTCGCCGCCTGCGCCGCCCTGGGCAGCGCCCACGCGCAGACGACCATCAAGATCAACGGGTACGGCGGCACCGACCCCGCCGTGGTCGGCGACCTGATCAACCGCTTCGTGAAACCCGCCCTCGCCAAGGACCGCATCACGGTCGTGTACGAACCCCTGCAGGGCGACTACAACAAGTCCCTGACCACCCTGCTGGCCGCCGGGAACGCCGGGGACGTGTTCTACCTGCCGGCCGAGACGCTCGACGGGTTCGTCGCCACCGGCAAGGTCCTGCCGCTGAACGGCCTCGTGAACACCAGTCCGTTCATCAAGAGCCTGAACGCGGCCTTCACGCGCGGCGGACGCCTGTACGGCGTCGCCAAGGACTTCAACACCCTGACCCTGGTGTACAACCGCTCGCTGTTCGACGAGGCCGGCGTGAAGTACCCCGACGGCACCGACACGTGGGCGACCCTGCAGACCAAACTGACCACCCTGAAGCAGAAACTCGGGCCGGACTACGCCGGGATCTGCCTGCAACCCAACTGGGACCGCTTCGGGGCCTTCGCGTTCGCGACCGGCTGGACGCAGTTCGACAGCAAGGGCCGGACCAACCTCGCCGACCCGCGCTTCGCGGAAGCGTTCAATTTCTACACCGGACTGGCGCGCAACAAGGTCGGCATCCAGCCCAGCGAGGTCAGCGAAGGCTGGACCGGCGGCTGCCTGAAGACCGGGAAGGTCGCCGTGGGGATCGAGGGCAACTGGGTCGTGAACTTCCTGCGCGACAACGCCCCCAACCTGAAGTTCGGCACGGCCCTGATGCCGAAGAACACGAAGACCGGCCAGCGCGGCAACTTCCTGTACACCGTCGGCTGGGCCATCAACAGCGGCACGAAGAACCGCGCGGCGTCCCTGAAAGTCCTGAACATCCTGACCAGCCCGCAGGTGCAGCAGTACGTCCTGGAGCAGGGCCTCGCCATTCCCAGCCGCACCGCGCTGACCAGCAACGCGTACTTCAGGAAGACCGACCCCGGCGCGCAGAACAGCCGCCTCGTGTTCGACGGAGCCGACGACGGCAACGTCCGCGCCTTCACGTTCGGCCCGCAGGGTGCCGACTGGAGCAAACCCATCAACGAGGCGCTCGCCGCCGTCCTGAGCGGCCAGAAGAGTGCGTCCGACGCCCTGAAGAAGGCGCAGGCGGACATGAACACCTTCCAGAAACGCTGA
- a CDS encoding sugar ABC transporter permease — translation MLRRGQTPAALLFLAPFLITTAVFFFYAFGRAIYYSFTDFNLFNDPRLIGVKPYADVLGDPSFRRALANSLVFAVITTTLQTVGALLMAVALNTRIRGMGFFRSAWYMPSITSSVVITLIFLWLFQRRGVANYLITQWQAFQPLILTFLGVLAAAQVAQVLWERSRRLPAGWLDPALAATSALLAVAVTAALAWTGVVTAREVPPFDYQYFADRWISVGGVRVLSVPMLVVIIQNTFTTIPTLMLFFLAGLQNIPGALYEAADIDGATPWQKLTRVTVPMLRPVTFYVITVGLIGTMQMFDQVAVIGSAAPGDTLITLAYYVYSNTFKAGAAPVNMASAGAIILALIILVMVAAQRRFFPSEAP, via the coding sequence ATGCTCCGACGAGGCCAGACGCCCGCCGCGCTGCTGTTTCTCGCGCCGTTCCTGATCACCACCGCCGTCTTCTTCTTCTACGCGTTCGGGCGGGCCATCTACTACTCGTTCACGGACTTCAACCTGTTCAACGATCCGCGCCTGATCGGCGTGAAACCGTACGCGGACGTGCTGGGCGACCCGTCGTTCCGGCGGGCGCTGGCGAACAGTCTGGTGTTCGCGGTCATCACCACGACCCTGCAGACCGTGGGCGCGCTGCTGATGGCCGTGGCGCTGAACACCCGCATCCGCGGCATGGGCTTTTTCCGTTCGGCGTGGTACATGCCGTCCATCACGAGCAGCGTGGTGATCACGCTGATCTTCCTGTGGCTGTTCCAGCGGCGCGGCGTGGCGAACTACCTGATCACGCAGTGGCAGGCGTTCCAGCCGCTGATCCTGACCTTTCTGGGCGTGCTGGCCGCCGCGCAGGTCGCGCAGGTGCTGTGGGAACGTTCGCGGCGACTGCCGGCCGGCTGGCTGGACCCGGCGCTGGCCGCCACGAGTGCGCTGCTGGCGGTGGCCGTGACGGCCGCGCTCGCCTGGACGGGCGTGGTCACGGCGCGTGAGGTGCCGCCCTTCGACTACCAGTACTTCGCGGATCGCTGGATCAGCGTGGGCGGCGTGCGCGTGCTGAGCGTGCCGATGCTGGTCGTGATCATCCAGAACACCTTCACGACCATTCCCACCCTGATGCTGTTCTTCCTGGCGGGGTTGCAGAACATTCCCGGCGCGCTGTACGAGGCGGCCGACATCGACGGCGCGACCCCCTGGCAGAAACTGACGCGGGTGACGGTGCCGATGCTGCGGCCCGTGACGTTCTACGTGATCACGGTCGGACTGATCGGGACCATGCAGATGTTCGATCAGGTGGCCGTGATCGGCAGCGCCGCGCCGGGCGACACGCTGATCACCCTGGCGTACTACGTGTACTCGAACACCTTCAAGGCCGGGGCCGCGCCCGTGAACATGGCGTCGGCCGGGGCGATCATCCTGGCGCTGATCATCCTGGTGATGGTGGCCGCGCAGCGCCGCTTCTTCCCGTCGGAGGCCCCATGA
- a CDS encoding carbohydrate ABC transporter permease — MTAAPPPPVTPAVRERWLARRRWARAAWLYAFMLVMSFFFLGPFVTGLLSSLKDNPNEYPPTLNIPQLTPAVIGRAWAQGVQGSGDGWQGGLHPGRTVTFEVQVQSPPGAPQAPPAVTLFPYQPVSLVAVARQAQARDYATLDTREVARRGDTRTYRVTVRSPLLTRQTGETVRATLTEPDTDLRARLGNGQTVPVRLDTPQAQERQYELNAGQTVELTRGPAGYTLRGPVFERTPLQVDVQRGQSIVGSTLPPSDRQDFGRSFAFRNVTPGVLGYTFNNYRRAFRETADPASGRSLFFSWVLNSFLYAFLRVAAAVVFCSLAGYALARMTFPGRNLIFLVAVLFVQMVPSQVNLVSNYVLLKDLGLLNLWGLWLNGLVAAGGVFLMKQFFEGMPRELEESAAIDGAGPLTTFFRVMLPQAGPALIALSITQFQGAWNDFFWPLVILRDNASFTLTVGLSNFRELYGGQGDYGLILAGAVLSAIPVIVLFVVFQRYFVDTGADSAVKG; from the coding sequence ATGACCGCCGCTCCCCCGCCTCCCGTCACGCCCGCCGTGCGGGAACGCTGGCTGGCCCGCCGCCGCTGGGCGCGCGCCGCGTGGCTGTACGCGTTCATGCTGGTCATGAGCTTCTTCTTCCTGGGGCCGTTCGTGACCGGCCTGCTCAGCAGCCTCAAGGACAACCCCAACGAGTACCCGCCCACCCTGAACATCCCGCAGCTGACGCCCGCCGTGATCGGGCGCGCCTGGGCGCAGGGCGTGCAGGGCAGCGGCGACGGCTGGCAGGGCGGCCTGCACCCGGGCCGGACCGTCACCTTCGAGGTGCAGGTGCAGTCCCCGCCCGGCGCGCCGCAGGCCCCCCCCGCCGTCACGCTGTTCCCGTACCAGCCGGTCAGTCTGGTCGCCGTGGCCCGGCAGGCGCAGGCGCGCGACTACGCCACCCTGGACACCCGCGAGGTGGCCCGCCGCGGCGACACCCGCACGTACCGCGTGACCGTCCGCAGCCCGCTGCTGACCCGCCAGACCGGCGAGACCGTCCGCGCCACCCTGACCGAACCCGACACGGACCTGCGCGCCCGCCTGGGCAACGGGCAGACCGTTCCCGTGCGCCTGGACACCCCGCAGGCGCAGGAACGGCAGTACGAACTGAACGCCGGGCAGACCGTGGAACTCACGCGCGGCCCCGCCGGGTACACCCTGCGCGGCCCGGTGTTCGAGCGCACGCCGCTGCAGGTGGACGTGCAGCGCGGCCAGAGCATCGTGGGCAGCACCCTGCCACCCAGCGACCGGCAGGACTTCGGGCGGTCCTTCGCGTTCCGGAACGTCACGCCGGGCGTGCTGGGGTACACCTTCAACAACTACCGCCGGGCGTTCCGGGAGACGGCGGACCCCGCCTCGGGCCGCAGCCTGTTCTTCTCGTGGGTGCTGAACTCGTTCCTGTACGCGTTCCTGCGGGTCGCGGCGGCCGTGGTGTTCTGCTCGCTGGCCGGGTACGCCCTGGCCCGCATGACCTTCCCGGGCCGCAACCTGATCTTCCTGGTGGCCGTGCTGTTCGTGCAGATGGTGCCCAGTCAGGTGAACCTGGTCAGCAATTACGTGCTGCTCAAGGACCTGGGCCTGCTGAACCTGTGGGGGCTGTGGCTCAACGGGCTGGTCGCGGCGGGCGGCGTGTTCCTGATGAAGCAGTTCTTCGAGGGCATGCCGCGCGAACTGGAGGAATCCGCCGCCATCGACGGCGCGGGGCCGCTCACGACCTTCTTCCGGGTGATGCTGCCGCAGGCCGGGCCGGCCCTGATCGCGCTGTCCATCACGCAGTTTCAGGGCGCCTGGAACGATTTTTTCTGGCCGCTGGTGATCCTGCGGGACAACGCCAGCTTCACGCTGACGGTGGGCCTGTCGAACTTCCGGGAACTGTACGGCGGGCAGGGCGATTACGGCCTGATCCTGGCCGGCGCGGTCCTGAGCGCCATTCCGGTGATCGTGCTGTTCGTGGTGTTCCAGCGGTACTTCGTGGACACCGGGGCCGACAGCGCCGTCAAGGGCTGA
- a CDS encoding glycogen debranching N-terminal domain-containing protein encodes MLNTRTVLKENDLYLVGDAHYRVADGESGLYRRDTRVLSRYEWRLDGETPQTLAQHEHGPYWLHQQSANANVGYTMRVGLRRDLQLTATELRDTLRVTRYLGDGPHELRLHLNADYLDMFEVRGWPGELGARDVQVRPGPDGVDFEHTALDGLHSRTRVQTSPPARWEDGALVWTLTDAQTDVRVSVYPLQGDETPTPGDPDALHAEYARLTAQVRADLTLPDPQDQRILERSVADLRSLSFETAFGAFPAAGLPWFVAPFGRDSMLIALMVHRHLPQLALTVARFLAAHQGQRHDPVTLEQPGKILHEMRVGELTRLGRTPHRPYYATADATPLFVWLVGELAEAHPDLARELRPHWEAALNWLLTDGDPDGDGFIEYTPDPGGITNAVWKDSGDSTFTEDGQDVSGHVAVIEVQGYAYAAYRAAARLYRTLGEAERAPEWEDRAAQLQRAFQRAFWWPERGYYVHGLNGDKRPLRVLVSNAAHTLCTGIIAPEFAAQVARTALGAELWSGWGIRTLGTGEPRFNPVSYHNGSVWPHDTALAALGMARLGLHAEAAQVTRALFDAARAAPDGRLSELFAGFPREDGTPPVPYPAACHPQGWDAAIPLALAGLLQTRRD; translated from the coding sequence ATGCTGAACACCCGCACCGTCCTGAAAGAAAATGACCTGTACCTCGTCGGGGACGCCCACTACCGCGTCGCGGACGGCGAGAGCGGCCTGTACCGCCGCGACACCCGCGTCCTGTCCCGCTACGAGTGGCGACTGGACGGCGAGACGCCCCAGACGCTCGCGCAGCACGAACACGGCCCGTACTGGCTGCACCAGCAGAGCGCGAACGCGAACGTGGGCTACACCATGCGCGTCGGCCTGCGCCGCGACCTGCAACTGACCGCCACCGAACTGCGCGACACGCTGCGCGTCACCCGCTACCTGGGAGACGGCCCGCACGAACTGCGGCTGCACCTGAACGCCGACTACCTGGACATGTTCGAGGTGCGCGGCTGGCCCGGCGAACTGGGCGCGCGGGACGTGCAGGTACGCCCCGGCCCGGATGGCGTGGACTTCGAGCATACCGCCCTGGACGGCCTGCACAGCCGCACCCGCGTTCAGACCAGCCCGCCCGCCCGCTGGGAGGACGGGGCGCTCGTCTGGACCCTCACGGACGCGCAGACGGACGTGCGCGTCAGCGTGTACCCCCTGCAGGGTGACGAGACGCCCACCCCCGGCGACCCGGACGCCCTGCACGCCGAGTACGCCCGCCTGACCGCCCAGGTCCGCGCGGACCTCACCCTGCCGGACCCGCAGGACCAGCGGATCCTGGAGCGCAGCGTCGCGGACCTGCGCAGCCTGAGCTTCGAGACCGCTTTCGGGGCGTTCCCGGCGGCGGGCCTGCCGTGGTTCGTCGCGCCGTTCGGGCGGGACTCCATGCTGATCGCCCTGATGGTCCACCGGCACCTGCCGCAGCTGGCGCTGACCGTCGCGCGCTTTCTCGCGGCGCACCAGGGGCAGCGGCACGACCCGGTCACGCTGGAGCAGCCGGGCAAGATCCTGCACGAGATGCGCGTCGGGGAACTGACGCGGCTGGGCCGCACGCCGCACCGGCCGTACTACGCGACCGCCGACGCCACGCCGCTGTTCGTGTGGCTGGTCGGGGAACTTGCGGAGGCGCACCCGGACCTCGCGCGGGAACTGAGGCCCCACTGGGAGGCGGCCCTGAACTGGCTGCTGACCGACGGCGACCCGGACGGGGACGGTTTCATCGAGTACACCCCGGACCCCGGCGGCATCACGAACGCCGTGTGGAAGGACAGCGGCGACAGCACCTTCACCGAGGACGGCCAGGACGTCAGTGGGCACGTGGCCGTCATCGAGGTGCAGGGCTACGCGTACGCCGCCTACCGCGCCGCCGCCCGCCTGTACCGCACGCTGGGCGAAGCGGAGCGCGCCCCCGAGTGGGAGGACCGCGCCGCGCAGCTTCAGCGGGCTTTCCAGCGGGCCTTCTGGTGGCCGGAACGCGGGTACTACGTGCACGGCCTGAACGGCGACAAGCGGCCCCTGCGGGTGCTGGTCAGCAACGCCGCGCACACCCTGTGTACCGGCATCATCGCCCCCGAATTCGCCGCGCAGGTCGCCCGCACCGCACTGGGCGCGGAACTCTGGAGCGGCTGGGGCATCCGCACGCTGGGCACGGGGGAACCACGGTTCAATCCGGTGTCGTACCACAACGGCAGCGTCTGGCCTCACGACACCGCCCTGGCCGCGCTGGGCATGGCCCGCCTGGGCCTGCACGCCGAGGCGGCGCAGGTGACCCGCGCGCTGTTCGACGCGGCCCGCGCCGCCCCGGACGGCCGCCTGAGCGAACTGTTCGCCGGCTTCCCCCGCGAGGACGGCACCCCGCCCGTCCCGTACCCCGCCGCGTGCCACCCGCAGGGCTGGGACGCCGCCATTCCACTCGCACTGGCCGGACTCCTGCAAACCCGCCGCGACTGA
- a CDS encoding DUF6428 family protein yields MTQTTQPQPTDQSIPGLTGTTTAALIGDLRAQPQRPLEFWLNGEVLVPAGYHVTEVKAVTIEAMDCGGQANLWRETVIQLMDGTAAEAQAGFMTNRKFLAIYDRVVRHIPVRDGAELRFEYGNDRAPALQYHVSHLESRPERLIMHLRTPGVQCKAGELCGLPAPDSTDSTDSTDACEPGSGCCGPQAPISLG; encoded by the coding sequence ATGACCCAGACCACCCAGCCCCAGCCCACCGACCAGTCGATCCCTGGCCTGACCGGAACGACCACCGCCGCCCTGATCGGCGACCTGCGCGCCCAGCCCCAGCGCCCACTGGAATTCTGGCTGAACGGCGAGGTGCTCGTGCCCGCCGGGTACCACGTCACCGAGGTCAAGGCCGTCACCATCGAGGCGATGGACTGCGGCGGACAGGCCAACCTCTGGCGGGAAACCGTCATCCAGCTGATGGACGGCACCGCGGCCGAGGCGCAGGCCGGATTCATGACCAACCGCAAGTTCCTGGCCATCTACGACCGCGTGGTCCGGCACATCCCCGTGCGCGACGGGGCCGAGCTGCGCTTCGAGTACGGCAACGACCGCGCGCCCGCCCTGCAGTACCACGTCAGTCACCTCGAAAGCCGACCGGAACGGCTGATCATGCACCTGCGCACCCCCGGCGTGCAGTGCAAGGCCGGTGAACTCTGCGGCCTGCCCGCCCCGGACAGCACCGACAGCACCGACAGCACCGACGCTTGCGAGCCCGGCAGCGGCTGCTGCGGCCCGCAGGCCCCCATCTCGCTCGGCTGA
- a CDS encoding metalloregulator ArsR/SmtB family transcription factor: MDFDGTAAVFRALGDVHRLRALHFLATADATCCSTGQGVCTCDVQAMLGLSQPTTSHHMKLLVEAGLVTAQKRGRWTYYALSAHGLHLARTAIGALLAAAPHQDAA, from the coding sequence ATGGATTTCGATGGAACGGCCGCCGTGTTCCGGGCGCTGGGTGACGTGCACCGCCTGCGGGCCCTGCACTTCCTGGCGACCGCCGACGCCACCTGCTGCTCGACCGGGCAGGGCGTGTGCACCTGCGACGTCCAGGCCATGCTGGGCCTCAGCCAGCCCACCACCAGCCACCACATGAAACTGCTGGTCGAGGCCGGACTGGTCACCGCGCAGAAACGCGGCCGCTGGACCTACTACGCCCTCAGCGCCCACGGACTGCACCTGGCCCGCACCGCCATCGGCGCGCTGCTGGCCGCCGCGCCACACCAGGACGCCGCCTGA
- a CDS encoding metallophosphoesterase family protein: MRVAVFGDVHGNRFALEAVARDIETHRPDAWVNLGDGLFGGADPAGAWALQRSLREEFGVLEVRGNTDERLGEPLTDTTEKRGMLAWLHEQLPAGAGAEVAALPTSVTLAGGEILAAHGKPDSAWTYLLRDGGAWAGDDLVQERLGDVGNARVVIVGHSHLEHVRQIGPVTVVNAGAVSRQKDGSPLARWVLLEGGDGIWNVTFRRVPYNIEAAARWAEAHAYHGVKEAAQLRTGRG, encoded by the coding sequence ACGTGCACGGCAACCGCTTCGCGCTGGAGGCGGTGGCCAGGGATATCGAAACCCACCGGCCGGACGCCTGGGTCAACCTGGGTGACGGCCTGTTCGGCGGCGCGGACCCGGCCGGCGCGTGGGCGCTGCAGCGGTCACTGCGCGAGGAGTTCGGGGTGCTGGAGGTGCGCGGCAACACCGACGAGCGCCTGGGTGAGCCGCTGACGGACACCACCGAGAAACGCGGGATGCTGGCGTGGCTGCATGAGCAGCTGCCCGCAGGCGCAGGAGCGGAGGTCGCGGCCCTGCCCACCTCGGTCACGCTGGCCGGTGGCGAGATCCTGGCGGCGCACGGCAAACCGGACTCCGCCTGGACGTACCTGCTGCGCGACGGGGGGGCCTGGGCCGGTGACGACCTCGTGCAGGAACGCCTGGGGGACGTCGGGAATGCCCGCGTGGTCATCGTGGGCCACTCCCACCTGGAGCACGTGCGCCAGATCGGTCCCGTGACTGTCGTGAACGCCGGAGCAGTCTCCAGACAGAAAGACGGCTCTCCGCTGGCGCGCTGGGTGCTGCTCGAGGGCGGGGACGGGATCTGGAACGTCACGTTCCGGCGGGTGCCCTACAACATCGAGGCGGCGGCCCGGTGGGCGGAGGCGCACGCGTACCACGGTGTCAAGGAGGCGGCGCAGCTGCGCACAGGGCGCGGGTAG